The following is a genomic window from Pyricularia oryzae 70-15 chromosome 5, whole genome shotgun sequence.
GCTGCCGTGAAAGGTTCCCGCGATGGGGGTGCCGTAGTCGTAGCTGGACAGGTAGGACCACGACGGGACGTCTGGGTGCAGGGTCGCCGAGGCGAAGAGGAACAGCCGGCGCGTCAGGGTAAAGGTGATGTCACCAAGGATGGCGGCGAGACGCTTGAATTGAGGGTACACCTGGTTCAATTTACCGGTGCGGAAGGGCGAGCCCTCGCGCGGGTCGTCGGGGTATGATTTTACCAGATCCTTGATTTTTTGAATATCGGTTGCTGGGAAGAAGATTTCTTTGAGATAGCCGACGAGCATCTCAGTGTTGGTGAGGTTGTGCTGGAAGAGGGCAAAAATGCTACCCTCATCCTCCTGGTCGCCGATAATCATGGGGACGGGATAGTATCTCTGCCCAAGCAGTAGAACGTCAGGGCTGGCCCTGAGAACTTTGCCGTCGGGCCTGGGGAGGTATGATAGCGCGACCGAGTTGTAACTCAGGAGGCCAGGAGGCGCGTTGGCTGCCTTAAGGAACTTCTCGTAGGGGAGTTCGCGGAGACATTTCAGCGTATCGGATCGACCCGAGCAACCACCCGCTTTGACGACTTGGTTGTAAACCTCCCTGCCCTTGGGACAATCGACGGGATCAGCAGGGATAATGCTGCCAGAGTTCATGATGGCGGCGCGGAAGAGCGGCTTGCCTTTGTAGGTAGCGTTGCCGTCGTACAGGGCCATCTGGTCAAATACCGAGATGGCGCCGGCAGATTCGCCCCAGATGGTGACCTTGTCGGGATCGCCACCGAAAGCCTCGATATTGTCGGCAACCCATTCCATGCCCATGCGCTGGTCCAGCAGCCCAGCGTTTCCAGAGCCCTCGGCCTGGATCTCCTCGCCTGGCATGAAGCCAAAGCCTCCTACGCGGTAGTTGACCCCGACGAAAATGAAGGGCTGGCCTTGTTCCATTGCCCTCGTAAGGATCGGCGTGCCAGAGTACATTGCATTGCTACCAAGCTGTTTACAAAGGTATACTGTTAGCGGCATGGTACGGTAGGTAGCACGGATATGCAACGTCTCGGGAGCCGCGCTCCGCAACAAGCGCGCCTGCCTAGAACATGACATCACACTAGAGAACGACGTACCTCGAAACcaccgccaaaaatccagAACAGTACGGGCAGTTTGTCACCAGCCTTGACACCTTTAGGCCTTTGCACGTTGATGTTTAAGCAGTCCTCGGTAGAATCCAGGATCTTTTGGAAAAGCCCCTTGTTGAGCAGATTCCCAATGACCTGCGTCAACATACGGCCGGttgaggaggagaagaacaTCTGTGGGCATTGCGGTGAAATGCGCATCGAGGCATCGAATTTGCCGAGCGGCTTTTCAAGTCGTACGGGTGGCCTCATGCGCAGGTCACCCAGTGGGGGTTCCGCAAAGGGGATGCCCTTAAAAGATTCGACGTCGGCAAGAACTGAGCCTGTGATTATGGACCCATCTTCCAGCTTTACTGTAGGTGCATCCTTACGTGCCTCGAGCTTCAAGCCATCTTCTGGTTCTCTCAGATCAATTGGAACCTCGAAGCGAGAGAGATCCAGTTGTGGGAGCCGCGGGTCCACCGGTGGCAGCTGTTGTCGTATTACCTGGGAACCGGCTACCGTCAGAAAGACGGCCGAGAAAGCCGAAAGAATGGAGGCTTTCATTGTGTGTTATGCTCTCCCTCTGAACGGTTCAAGGTTACAACAAGGCTTGAAGCTGTATGATGGATCAAACAAATGAAGGTAGTTAACTGAAATGGTATCAACCTCAGTCAAGAGGCGAAATGGATGACAACGAAGAATGATGGGCGAGTGTCTGGGAAGGCACTTGTCTAACAAAGTTTCTTCGGGGGTTTGAGGGAGGCACGGGTGATGGGATATATATATACGCATTGCTTGCTGGCAGAGCACTGCTTGTGTGGGAGTGTGGGTGTGGACAGGACAATACCTTTCACCGGTGGATACAGGCAGCCTGACTGGGCGACTAGACCACTTTGACCGAAGATCCCCGAGTCTTTTCCCAAAAAAAGGTACAGGACTTTGTGGTCTCGATTCCGTTTTGTTGGAATCCGCTTTACGGGAGCAAAGACGCACACGCAGCATTGGCAGAAGGAAAGGCTCCCCTGCCATTGACCTGGTCGCTAGAACATCCATCAATAAGAAAACTAGCAGGAAACTTCCAGAAGTCAACTTCTCAAGTTCAGACGAGAAAAATGTCAGTTCTTGTCCCTCAATGCCCTAAAGACAACTAGGCTAGGATTCGCAAGTCCTGCTCTAAAGCCCGGGAGTAGTGAGCGAGCTCATCAAGACCAGGTTAATACGGATGCCAAGGCCAGTCTGTTGAGGtacagacttttttttttctcccgtgGAGAGCACGTCCCAcctgtccttttttttccctctcacGAAACTGCCAGGCAAGGTCAAAGTAATAGCCAGGGCGGTGATCAGGGGTTTGTGCTCATTTGCCCTGGTTCTTTTTTAAAGTGGTATACCAGGTGGTCCGCATTTCAACGAGAAATATGGTCCGGGGAAAGGAGCTATTTGCCTACTTGGGCCAAGTTCGCCGTGTGGTGTGGGTGCTTTACAGTAGACTCCCCGACCATTGCGGCAGGGAGGTCGCATGGCGGTCAAAGACATGGAATGGCTGGGAATGTGGCCGCGCATAATAGTGCGGGGGTATTAAGAGATTGGGCCAACTTCAGCTCTGATTAGCGAGGGTCGCGTGGAGAAGAGAGGAGAAAatcccaaagaaaaaaaaattgattaaaattaaaaaaataaaataaaaagtgTATCTAAAGTGGTTAGCAACGTGGTCGCGGGCCGTTGTTGAATTCGCTTGTCATTTACCCTGATTCAGTTGAGCATCGGAGAATCCAGGGCAAGGAAACTAAAAAATAGAAACAATACACTCACTCGCTCTCGGATGGATTTACATCGGGAACGCGCCACAAAGCTATGGCAACTTGGCAAGCTACCTTGGTTGCTAGCCTGGAATCGATTCGCGCAGGTTGCGTCAACGGCATGTAGCCGGGACAACTAGGCGCAACACGGGAAAAGAGCAATGGCCCAAAATTAGGATCTGACAGGCGCACAGTCAATATGCAGGATGGAAGTAGGAGGGTTGCTCAAGTTCCGATGGCACATGCAAATAATTGAATTTGGTGTGTTCGTGAGCCTGACGAGACGATCACCCCCTCTTCGACATTGCTGGTCTTGAGAGGGGGAGGATAAGCAGTACCTCGGCAGACTTTCAATTTATGAGTTGCAATCGGTTCGAACGATTGTTCAGGAGGGTACCTACTATGAAGTACTTCGTAGTCAATGCGCCAATCAATACTTGGCTGCATTGTCACGTAGTTTTGTGATTGCATTCATGCCCGACGAGGATGCCGAAAGAAGCTTGGGAAGTATGTTGAGGTTAAGTTGTGGCCTACCGTGCTCGGGTCCGGATTGGAGGTTGGGCGGTTCGGTTTCAGGGATTTCAATTCTGGCTTGTCTGCTTCCCTCTTTTGGCTCTCTTTCGctctttcctttcttttttggttgaCAAGCCTAGCTTCCTTCCCCCTGTGCCCTGCAGGCCCTTTAAGTGGATTCATGGGGGCGCTTAACAGAGCTTGGACCGCCAGATCGCAACGTGGGGGATGTCCAAGCGCCCTGCTAGGTTAGGTCCCTTCGTATATACCTactggtaggtaggtacctaggtacctgcctTGCTAAAATAATTGCTtgtttacctacctacctacctacctccctACCAACCTTAGCTAGCCAGGCACTGCTTGGCTTTGCGTACCGTACCATTAAAAGGCCCTCGCCAAAAACGAGTCATTTCACGTGCATGCGACCTGGATTCCACTTCAGGAAATGCAAATAACGGTAGTTGATGAGGTCGTATCGCGGGGTACCAGGAAAGTTGCCAAGTTGCTCACCTGACTGCCGGGTTTGTTGATGTCGGGGAAATACTACCTGTCCTTGCTGCCCTTAGCTTCGTAATCGCGCATACAAAGCAATATCAGGCACGGATTAATTATCGTAATAACAAACAACAATCCATCCAACAAGCATGCCGTCGCAAAAGGCGGACGATGGACGTACAGTATAAGCATGACTGCGGTCGTACGAAGTAACCACTtcgcctacctaccttgcctattTAGTCGTCTCTCATCTTGGCTAGGAATAGCATAGGTTGCTGTATTTTCCTTCTTGTAGGAGAGTCATCTCCGATATGCAGACCAAGTCATTGCTTGACTGCGTCGTATAGCAGCGCTGTGATCGTGTCATACATATGTAACGGTAGTTGATTGTACTTTGCAGGCCTCGAAAGAAAAAATTACGGAGTATACGGGTGAGTCTATACCTATAAATACGAAAACGAACACAGCAACGCGGTAAGGGAATCTTCCACCAGAAAGACTCAGACTCAGACTCAGACTCGCACTTTACTGTTTACTGTATGTACCTTGATCCTGGGACTTGACTAAGACGCGTAAGTAGGAACGACCCGCTGAATAGCTAACTATTATAGCCATTGTGGTCAGCAATATTATTGGCAAACCTTCCTAGTCGGGTCTCTTGCCCGACTGGGGTGCCATTATTGACTCTTGTTAAAATCTTGGTCAATACTGACTGACGGTAGTTTGTTTGggtttttgccgaacgaccGAATTTCTTGTCTAAGAGGCGCTTGGCAGTAAAGGGTAGGTATGGAAATGATTcggcagcaaaaaaaggaaaagtaaaaaaaaataaaaaataaaaataaagaaacCACATAATGCCTGATGATGCCTGATAATACGCATCACTACTGGATGAAATACAGCTTCCTCtcataaaaaaaacatcacAGTCCGCGGCATCCGGAAAATTTTGCCGCCAACCGCATCATACAAGCCCGATTGAATACGTCGTAATACCAGGCGACAAGCTTAGATCCGGCGGGTAGAATCGATGCCCTGGATCGGCCggtgaacaaaaaaacaaataaaaataaaaaataaaaaataaaaaaacaaaaagagagagaattTAATACTAAACTACTCCGTACCTAAATACCTATTCATTGGAAGATCAGATGCAGCAGATGACGGCCCCATGGTGTTAGCGTGCACAAGCTTAATGTTTAATGTAGGTACGATCGGGCTGTTCTGCCCGCCGACCTAGCGTTGCCTGCCTTGGCTGCAATCCAGTCCGACTATGATTTTATCGTACATGACGCAAGTTCGGATTTCTCCAGGTTGAGACGATTCCAGCTCTCACTGGACTGAAAAACCCCCATTAGCAATCAATCGAATATTCAATCCACCTGATGAGAGATAAGACATGCGCAATCATGTTTACCAAAACTGTGGTTCAGTTTGATAACCATGCCCACCATTCCAGTCCACGTCTGCGCGTCCGATCACGGAGTGATGAAGAGCgacgacttttttttgcgacgtgacgaaaaaaaaagcctagCTAGCCTCAGCCTTAGGTTGAGTCATCAACCAGCAAAGTTCTTGGgatcgacttttttttccccctttatCCCAACTTTTTCCATGACGAATTGTCCCTCCTCTCTCGTTGAAAGCTTTTTTAGTTTGTTCTAATTCTGGAATACAAGCCACACCTTGTTTCGAATGAATCAAAACCAGACGTCGGAATGTCGCCGCCCACCAACCACGTCCTACTCATCCTGATGCCCTGGGATCCAGACTCGGCCTGGGTCGCAAGTCTGGCCGACGCCAGCCCAGGCATTGAGGTGCacagcttcaagattggttatCGGGATGAGAAGCTACCGGAGGAGGTACCCGCGGACTTGTGGGCCAGGACGACGATCCTCTTTACGTGGAGATCGTTTCCAACATTAGATATGGTTCCAAGCCTCAAGATGGTACAGATATTAAGCGCCGGATCTGATCACATCCAAGGCGTTCCATTGTTCAAAGAGCAGACCGATATCAAGTTTTGCACCGCCAACGGTGTCCATCCGTAGGCATCCCCTTACTTCCCTAGCGTGTCCCACATGAACCTTCAGATGTCGGCATCATAGTTTTTTTAGCAGCCCCTGCTGACGACACACAACAGACCCCAGATGACGGAGTGGGTGTTTGCAACGTTTCTAGCCTCTCAGCATCAGATCCCCCAGTATCTCGAGCACCAAAGGGCTCGCCACTGGGAGCTTTCTCAAACCGACGAGGATGTCGAGGACGCCGTGGGCTTGCGCGTCGGCATCCTCGGCTACGGATGCATCGGCCGCCAGTGTGCACGTGTCGCCCGGTCGCTGGGCATGGAAGTCTACGCATACACGTTCCACGAGCGATCGACCCCTGAGTCGCGCCGCGATGAATCCTTTACCGAGCCCGGGCTGGGGGACCCTGAGGGGATCTTCCCGTCCAGGTGGTTCCACGGGGACGAGCAGCTGAGCGAGTTCCTGGGCTCGGGGCTGGACCTGCTCGTCATCACTCTGCCCCTGACGGACAAGACCAGGAAGATGATCTCGACGGACCAGTTCAAGCTTCTCGGCAAGAAAAAGGCATACCTGAGCAACGTCGGCAGGGGTGCCATTGTCGATACGGAAGCACTCATGGAGGCGCTGGACCAGGGGCTGATCAGGGGCGCCGCCCTGGACGTGACGGACCCTGAGCCGTTGCCCAGCAATCACAGGCTTTGGGACTACAAAAACGTCATCATTACGCCCCATGTCAGCGGGAATTCTTTCAGCTACAATGCTCGAGTTTGCAAGATCCTCCGGTACAACCTTGAGCGGATGTCCGAGGGGAAAGAGCTCGTCAACGTGGTGAACAAGAAGCTCGGCTACTGAGACCAAGCCGTGGATTGAATTTAAGAATGCACAAAGAACAATCCAaaggaacaaagaaaaacccTAATCCAAAATTGCACGCGCAAAAGATGTTTCagtttatttttgggtgttcTTATCAATCGGCCAATTTTAGTATTCAGCTGTCACTTTTGCCCCTACACAGTCCACGTCCGCACTGGGCTACTTGCTAGCCGTAAACATGATCAAATTGGGACAAACAGTATAGGTACGTATACATTAGGATGGAGGGTAGGTAAGTGAGTAGGGAGGCAAGGTGGTAGACCAGAAGGCAGGTACAGAGGCAGATAAGCAGGTAGGTTGGTAAATAGGTTAATACGTGAGTAGGTAGCTAGGAATAGCCTCGTCTAGGCCGTCGTTGTGGGATTTGACATGTATCGGGACGAGCTTGCGTAAAAGTTCAAGTACTCGAATATCTCCATATGTGTTAATACTGGGTAGAACCTCAAGGTGACAGATGACTAGTAAAAGCGGCTacttgacaaaaaaaacagcctTCAGTTTCCGTCCGACTCGGCCAAAAATATACCATTGTCGTACTCGAGCGCACGGCAGACGGGGACATCGTAGACGGTTTCCATGTAGTACATCCTGGAGCCATCCACTCCCCAGGTCTGTCCGTTCTGCAGCTTGACCTCGCACTCCTGGAACCAAATGTCGTCAAACTTGGCGAACGGCACCCGATTGGAGTTGATGCGGAAGTTCTCGACGATCCACTCTGCATGCCGGCGACAGAGGGGCTGGCCGTCTGTGAGCTCTATCACGATGGAGAAGGGCTGGTCTGCGTTGGTCATTGTGCTGCAAGTAACATGGGTCAGCTGCATGATCTATAACAAACATATGGGCATATATCCCCTGGACTGGACTGGCATATAAGTGAGCACCTACATTCGGCCCTTCCTGCTGGTTATGGCTTCTACCTCGATGTGGATGTTGTCTCCGGGGGCCACTAGCAGATACTGTGTCAGTTATACTTGTCAACAAAGATGCCATGGACTAGTGATGAGCTTACCAGGCATGTTGGGAATGTCATAAGCCGCATCTGGGATCCACTCGAACCAAGCCTTGGAAGTCTGGAAACCATTGGCATCGATCTGCACAGTTGGCGCATTGTTAGTGTTTTTGCAGCCTTGCACTCCACGAAAATTGccataaaaaaagagagcaaACAAACCTCAGTCGTCGTGCCACCCTGCAGCAGCGCAGTCCGGCAATTCTCCCCACCGTCGATGCCCATCCAGGAGGCGGCAAACTGCGGCGTCCGGTTCTCGGTGTGCCTGATGTCGAGAATCGGCGCCGTGAGCCAGCCGGACACGGACGAGACGAGGTTGCTGGCCGGGGCGTTCTGCATGGCGCCGCACCAGTTGCCGCTGTACGACACGGCGTTGGCCGGGGTGGCGCTCCGACGGCCGGCGTGGGCGGGGTCCCCGTCCTCGACCGTCTTGTTGCGCACGCGCTCGATCGAGGACGGGCTCAGGGGCCGCGGCACCAGCTTGATGCTGGCCGGGTCGATGGGCTTGGCGCCATCCTCGGCCGTCACCGACACCACCTTGATCTCGATGGCGGAGGTggagacgacgaggaggaggagggaaACGAGGAGAGAAAAGGTGCGCATCTTTTTTGTGGCTTTTTGTCTCTCGGACGGAGCTTGTTCAAAGGGCAACGCTCGACGAAacaggaaaacaaaaacggCAGACGAATAAAGCGAGGGATGGAAAGGTGGAGGGTTCCGCGTGTTGAATATAGTGGTTGGTTGCCTATTCGAATTCTGCCAGCTATTCACTATGGCAAATTTACCGGGAAACGGCAAGATGCAGGTGCAGAATATATTATGGCGCCGTGCCGTGTGAGGCGCAAATGGAGAAGCGAGCTCGTCTAATAGGGTAAAAACaatatatataaaaaggTCTCAGATCTTCGGCGGAAGTTGTCCTTGTCCCGGGTTGTTTGATTCAATTTACTGATTATATGTTTAGGGGGCGGGAGAAGACACCACTTTTatatcgtttttttttcttccatcGTATCCCAAGCCAAACCTCGCAGACATTCCTGTCTCGAAGTTGTTGACCCGCTCACATCTGCCCTCCGGAACCATTTCAGAACACGAGAATGCTCAATAGCTCAATAGAAACAGGGACAAAGATCACGAGGCCAACTCAATTGTGTCCGCGGCTAGGCCACAAGCTGGCTGCTGCCTCCCTGAGGACACCCTCTTTCGGCTTGGGACGGAACCAACGAGAACCTATCATGGCCACCAACACCAGAACTACCACCGCGCCCCTCAAGGCATATTTGTGAATAGTCTGATAGGAAAAAGGGGGTTCGCCGTTGTCTAGACTCCCAGCCCCCCACGCTCGATACTCAGCAGACACCAAATATTCTCCCGGCAGGCAACCTAGAGCCACCCAGCATGGCGACCACACAGCGCGTCCCGCGGCTACAGAGAATTCTGTCGAGGGCATCTCGACGATCCCTCCCCCACCGAGGTGCTGGTCTGGTCAGGTGTTGGTTGCTTCCTCCGTGCCACAAAAAAGAATAGTCCCCACCGCGCTATTGACAGCTCGGCGTGGGAGTCAGAGATGCTCAAGATAGGGGCGGGAGACCTGTCAATCTCAGGGGGGAACACTGAGCCACATACGGCCAGTCTCGGGTAAGGCTGCAGGAGCAAGCATATCTCCCCTCCCATACGCCCCTGTGGGCGGTCCGCAACTGTGTTTGGCATGGCGTGCTTTGCGTCTGACTGGccgtcccccccccccgaaaTAAAGTGGCCCCGATTGTGGGTGTTAATGTCGGGCGAGACAAGATCGGGGGCTGTCAGTCAACCCTTCTTGGATGCATCTAAGGGGACCTTGCATATGACATAACCTTGTCGCTAGGGCTGTTCTCAGCGGTGCGCAAGTATACAATGTGGCGACTATCGCAACCATCTGGGCTTCTGCGCTGGACGGAAAGATCAGCCGAAAGGACGCCTTGCCTAATGCACCAATCTAGGCAGACCATTCAGTTATGAGTCCCTCCTCCAACGACACTAGGAGTAGAAGGGGGGAGGATTATCAATGACTACACCACAAACAGCAACAAGAGGCTGAGCTAGGCAGACTGGGCTGCGCTGGTGCTCACAATCATTTTCCCAATGGGGCAATCCAGAGTGGCTTGCCCTGACTCTGGATTGCCCTGGGAGGGCAGCTGAGGTAATTCATCGGCGGCTACTTCGGGAAGACGAAAGCAGGCCCAATTTGAGGTCATTTGGGTTTCATAGGGCTTTTGTTGGGGGTTGCTTTCGGCATAGCACCCGTGGGATATAAGTCGTCGGCAGCCAAGTTGACGTGCGGGCGCCGGGAAGATGCGCCATGCAAGGGCAGGTAGCAGTGGAATGTGACGCGCATTTGTCTTGTCCACGTGGATACAAGGGAAAAATCAGGCAGGAATGAATGGATGGGTTGGGAGGAATGCTCGCCGCACCGGGGTGTGGGATCGGGGCAAGGGCAAAACTCATATGTGTGCTCAATGCCAAGCCAATATTGGTTTAATTCTCCGAGTATCCAGTCGAGCTGAAAGGGAGGGACAAGGCAACAAAGACAGAAGCTAGAGGCCTTGCAATTTCATACTGAAACAAATAGATTTAATGGAGGAAGATAACTGCCTATTGTACATGGGAGTTACTGTTATTGTCGTTGGAGGCGATATGCGAAGCACCCACGATTGCTGCAAGGCATGCTGGTCGTCAATAATTGAAGCAGGCGGGGTGGAGCTGCGATTCTAGCATAGCACGAGATATGAGTGTGATATATAATTATCAATCAAGTAGATATTGAAACAGCAAGAGGTAGGAGGTATGATTACACAGAGTTAGGTAGGGACCCAAGGTAGATAAGAAGGTAGCTAGCTGAGCATGTAGATAGGCAGACAAATAGGTGGTAGGGTAGGCATGTGAAATATTGTTACAAAAAAGGGTCCAGCCACTTAGCCACATTCGTACTGGCTGAATTGACTTTTTAGGTGTCATGTGTGATCACGCAGGTCCCTTTTCTACGTCGACCGGCTCGTGCCTCGAACGGGTTCGTACCCGCTTGACTTGATGTAGGGCGGGCTGAGCAAGATAACCCCGTCTCGAGTTAGCCttgcccaaaagaaaaaaaaaatgctgcGACCCAAGAACAGGcaggatttttttttattgaaaGACTCACCGAAAGTAATTCCGCGCCGCAACGATCCCAGCAGTCCCAACGGCGTAGGCGCCGAGCATCTTTGACCAGCCCGCATCGCCGTATTGAGACTGTCCCACGGCCAACGCCACCAAATCATAGACGAGACATCCGCCAAAGATCCAGTCGCTGCTCGCACCCAAAGCGCCAAAGCCCACGGCCGTCAGGGCCTTGACGACCCCGGACGGGCGACCGTGGACAAAATAGCCAGCGGCGGTGTTGTGGAGGAGGTCGAGCACGCCGATCCCCGCAAACGTCTTTGCGTTGACGTGCGTGAGGACCGAGCGCGTCGAGTCGAGCCGCATGGGCCGCAGGCGACCAAAGACGTAAAAGAGCTGCATCAGCGAGTTGGCAATGACAAAGTAGTTGGAGGTCCTGAGGTCGTTGTTGCACCAAAAGATCATCCACGCCGCTATGGCGAAGTTTCCTGCGGCGTAAAAGGGCGCAAAGTCGACCATCTCCTTGGTGTCCTCTTCTTCCGGGTCCGAATTGTGAAGCTTCCACAGCCACGCGAGCTGGAACAGCTGCTGGGGGAAGAAGAATGCACCGATAAAGTAGGCCTGGGGAGAAAAGAACGACATGTTGGCGTCGTGGACGTCCTTCATGGTGGGCGTCGAGCCGTAGATGCCATATTGCTGTGCCGCAAAGTCTACGACGAAGCTCAGGGGCGCAAGCCAGCGCGCGGTCGAATGTGAGATTCCCATTTTGAGCTCGAGTGTGTGTTGTTGCgacggaaaaaaaaaaaaaatacaaactTAACAAGGTACGAGCTGGTTGTGAGGCATTGGAAAATTTCGATGCAATTATAATTTGTAGCGGGGTTATTACCTATATGTGCAAGCGGACTTGTCTGACTTCATTGTGAGCGGGAGCATAAAGTAAATAAATGATCGAGTCATCACTGACAAGTAGTGACATCAACATTTTAAGTTGGAGATCACAAATCGAAAGTGGACAGTGGGAAAACACCGTAGTGCTGTGCATGATTTAAACCCGCTAACTCCGAGGATCTCAAATTGCGGGGGGAAAAGGAACaagtaaggtaaggtagctagTAAAACTGCCTCGATTGCGACGTTGGATTCACTGTGTTGTGAAGTAAATATGTCGAGTGTATCTAATACGAGACTGCTACCCTAACTGCTTTGCAATTAATATCTCAAATTTATTCTTATCATTTTCATCGTTCGGCATCCTAGCGCAGGTAGAATAGGTGGGTACCTAGTCACCTACTAGACTACTGTAGTTTGTCGACTCAGCCCACGATCGACGCAACTGCAGTGCATACAAGGTCGAGAATCGACATGCTAACTTGAACGTTTAGGCTTGTATATCGTTTCTTACCTATCTTTTTATATACATACTTTCCTCCCTGTTCAACTATTTCTGTTACCCGAGTTACTTTTCTACCagctatctacctacctacctcacctacctacctact
Proteins encoded in this region:
- a CDS encoding glyoxylate reductase, whose product is MSPPTNHVLLILMPWDPDSAWVASLADASPGIEVHSFKIGYRDEKLPEEVPADLWARTTILFTWRSFPTLDMVPSLKMVQILSAGSDHIQGVPLFKEQTDIKFCTANGVHPPQMTEWVFATFLASQHQIPQYLEHQRARHWELSQTDEDVEDAVGLRVGILGYGCIGRQCARVARSLGMEVYAYTFHERSTPESRRDESFTEPGLGDPEGIFPSRWFHGDEQLSEFLGSGLDLLVITLPLTDKTRKMISTDQFKLLGKKKAYLSNVGRGAIVDTEALMEALDQGLIRGAALDVTDPEPLPSNHRLWDYKNVIITPHVSGNSFSYNARVCKILRYNLERMSEGKELVNVVNKKLGY
- a CDS encoding lipase 4, yielding MKASILSAFSAVFLTVAGSQVIRQQLPPVDPRLPQLDLSRFEVPIDLREPEDGLKLEARKDAPTVKLEDGSIITGSVLADVESFKGIPFAEPPLGDLRMRPPVRLEKPLGKFDASMRISPQCPQMFFSSSTGRMLTQVIGNLLNKGLFQKILDSTEDCLNINVQRPKGVKAGDKLPVLFWIFGGGFELGSNAMYSGTPILTRAMEQGQPFIFVGVNYRVGGFGFMPGEEIQAEGSGNAGLLDQRMGMEWVADNIEAFGGDPDKVTIWGESAGAISVFDQMALYDGNATYKGKPLFRAAIMNSGSIIPADPVDCPKGREVYNQVVKAGGCSGRSDTLKCLRELPYEKFLKAANAPPGLLSYNSVALSYLPRPDGKVLRASPDVLLLGQRYYPVPMIIGDQEDEGSIFALFQHNLTNTEMLVGYLKEIFFPATDIQKIKDLVKSYPDDPREGSPFRTGKLNQVYPQFKRLAAILGDITFTLTRRLFLFASATLHPDVPSWSYLSSYDYGTPIAGTFHGSDLLQVFYGILPNYASRTTVSYYTNFLYNLDPNEGIKVQHWPKWMENQELLNMNANDAKLIPDNFRNESYNYLLANFLSFYI